DNA from Paraburkholderia sp. BL10I2N1:
GCGCGATACGAGCAGCGCGACGAACTTAGGCTGGATCAGACGGCGCTTGTGATGCCTTGCCTTGTGCCACGGATCCGGAAAGAAGATGTGCACGCCGTCGAGGCTGTCGGGCGCGATCATCTGCTCGAGCACTTCGACCGCGTCGTGCTGGATGATGCGGATATTCGACACCTCGTGCTCGCCCATCAGTTTCAGCAGAGCGCCGACGCCCGGCTCATGCACCTCGACGCCGAGAAAGTCGTCGTCCGGGCGATGTGTGGCGATTTCCGCCGTCGTCGCGCCCATACCGAAACCGATCTCCAGCACCCGCGGGGCGCTGCGGCCGAAGACGGCGTCCCAGTCGGGCTGCTCCGGCGCAAACGGCACGACGAAGCGTGGGCCGAGTTCGTCCATTGCGCGGCGCTGTCCGGTCGAGACGCGCCCCGCGCGCGTGACGAAACTGCGGATGCGTCTGCGATGCAACGCTTCGGGCGACGCTGCTGCGCCTTCGGCGGACGGGGTCGTGGACGGTTCGTGCGATGCGTCGTCAGGGCCCTCGGACGCGGGCAGACGGGATTCGTTCGGATCGTGGATCATCATCGATGACTACAAAGGTGTGGGCAACTGCGCAGCGCCGTCGCAGTGCTGTAATACGTCAACGGGAGACGGGGGCGCTGCCGCGGTTGGCTCGCGC
Protein-coding regions in this window:
- the trmB gene encoding tRNA (guanosine(46)-N7)-methyltransferase TrmB, which produces MIHDPNESRLPASEGPDDASHEPSTTPSAEGAAASPEALHRRRIRSFVTRAGRVSTGQRRAMDELGPRFVVPFAPEQPDWDAVFGRSAPRVLEIGFGMGATTAEIATHRPDDDFLGVEVHEPGVGALLKLMGEHEVSNIRIIQHDAVEVLEQMIAPDSLDGVHIFFPDPWHKARHHKRRLIQPKFVALLVSRLKPGAYLHCATDWQNYAEQMLEVLRAEPALENTTDAYAPRPEYRPVTKFERRGLRLGHGVWDLVFRRRTGN